The Staphylococcus simiae genome includes the window TCTTGTGCTTGTTTCTTAGTACCTACGAATAAGACTTTACCGCCATCTTCAGATACTTGTTTTAAGAAGTAATAAGCTTCGTCAACTTTTTTCACTGTTTTTTGTAAGTCGATGATATAAATACCATTTCTTTCAGTGAAGATATATTTTTTCATTTTTGGGTTCCAACGGCGTGTTTGGTGACCGAAGTGAACACCTGCTTCTAGCAATTGTTTCATTGAAATTACTGCCATAATAAATTCCTCCTAATGGTTAAATTACCTCCATTACAAACTACTGTAAAAACAATACAACAAGTATTGCACCATTTACATATCGTTATTTGTAATGTGTGTATTGGCTTTATAGCCGAAGATAAATATAACATATTGTATGGTTAAAAGCAAACAATTTTTAAAAGGTTTAACAGAGACAGATAAGCAATTGATTGTTTAAAATATCTATCATATCTATCTTTGTTATTAACTATTTACTTTTTTCTAATTCATCCAAGAATTTTTCTTTTTTAACTTTAATGAATGTACCTTTCATACCTAAAGAACGCGATTCTATAACACCGGCACTTTCAAGTTTTCTCAAGGCGTTAACAATTACAGATCTTGTAATTCCAACTCTATCAGCAACTTTTGATGCGATTAGCAATCCTTCAGTACCACCTAATTCATCAAAGATATGTTCAATTGCTTCTTTTTCTGAGTAAGAAAGTGAATTAATTGCCATAGTAATCGCTGCTTTGTCTCTAGCTTCTTTTTCCACTTCATTGTGTTTTTCACGTAAAATTTCCATACCTATAACTGTTGCAGCATACTCACCTAATACTAAGTCATTTTCATTAAAATCATCATGTACTCTACCTAATACAAGTGTACCTAATCTCTCCCCACCACCTAAAATTGGGAAGATTGTAGTTCTGCTATCGATGAACACTTCTCTATTTTCTGGTGGGAACACTGTTAAAACATTATCGATATCAATATTCGATTCAGTTTGTTTAACTTCCATTAATTGTTCAGTATATTCACTTGGAATGTGTCTTTCTTCTAGCATACTAATAATTCGTTCACTTTTTAATAATTCATTCAAACTTGATCCTAAAATTTTACCTCTACGCGATACGATGAAAACATTCGTAACTGTTACGCTACTTATTGTTTGTGCTACATCTTTAAAATCTACAGCTATACCCTTGTGTTTTTGTAATAATGTGTTTAATTCTCTAGTTTTAGATAATAAGCTCATGAATCTTTCTCCTTTTATATTTTATAAAATAAATGCACTTAAATCCTTATTTGTTGAAATTGATTTTAGTTTATCGTCAACATATTGAGGTGTTATATCTACAACAGCATGCGGCATATTTGGTGCTTCGAATGATAAATCTTCGAGCATTTTTTCTAAAATAGTATGCAATCGTCTAGCACCTATATTATCAGTATCTTGATTTACTTGATAAGCAATTTCAGCTAAACGCGTTATGGCTTCATCTGAAAAATTAACTGTTACTTCTTCTGTTTGTAATAATGCTTCGTATTGCTTTATTAATGATAATTTAGGTTCTGTTAAAATACTTACGAAGTCTGCTACTGTTAAGCTATCAAGTTCAACTCTAATTGGAAAACGACCTTGTAATTCAGGAATTAAATCACTTGGCTTAGAAACATGAAATGCGCCTGCTCCAATAAATAACATATGTTCAGTATTCACAGTACCATATTTTGTTTGTATCATGCTACCTTCCAAAATTGGTAAAATATCTCTTTGTACACCTTGTCTAGAAACATCTTGACCACTATTTTGATTATTAGTAGCTACTTTATCTATTTCATCAATGAAAATAATACCCATTTGCTCTGCTAATTCTAATGCTTCCTGATTTGCTGTCTCTTGATCGATTAATTGGTCTGCAAAATCATCTGCTAAGATTTTACGCGCCGTTTCAACAGCAACTTCTCTTTCAACTTTTTTCTTAGGCATTAATTGATTCATCATATCTTGCATTTGTTGATTTTGATTAGTTCCTAACATGCCTAAAGCACCTGGGTCTTGTTCAACTTTAATACGTACTTTTTCTTTTTCAAGTTTACCTTCTAGCAATTGTTGTTTAATTTCAGAACGTTTCGTTTTAATTTCTTCTGTTGGTGCTTCTTCCTCTTCATCGTTGTCTTGACCAAAATTAGGAATTGCACCTCCAAATAGAGATTCTAGCGGGTTATTTGATTGTGAAGCTTTCTTTTTCATACTTGGCACTAATAATTTGACAAGTTTTTCATTTGCTTTATTCGTTGCCTCATCTTTAACTAGTGCTTTTTTGTTATTTTTTACTAACCTAACTGAAACATCTACTAAATCTCTTACCATACTTTCAACATCTCGACCAACATAACCTACTTCTGTAAATTTAGTAGCTTCAACTTTGATAAAAGGTGCGCCAACAACTTTGGCCATTCTTCTTGCGATTTCAGTTTTACCTACACCAGTTGGTCCAATCATAAGAATATTCTTAGGGGATATTTCTTGCTTAGCTTCTTCATTTAATAAGCTTCTTCTGTATCTGTTACGTAAAGCAATCGCAACTTTACGCTTGGCATCGTCTTGCCCAACAATATATTCATTTAATTTAGATACGATCTCTTTTGGAGTCAATTTAATTCCACTTGTATCCATTAATTTCATTCCTCCATTTTGCACTAAATTTCAGTATTCATTTCCAAATTTCTAACTTTATAATGTCTCTACTACAATATTGTCATTCGTAAAGACACAAATGTCTGATGCTACTTTAAGACTTTCATAAGCCATTTCTTTAGCTGACATATGTGATGCATGTCGTTTTAATGCTCTACCTGCACTTAAAGCATAATTACCACCAGAACCAATTGCAATTAAGTCATCATCTGGAGCTATAACTTCACCAGTACCACTTACGATTAAAATTGCATCTTTATCCATGACAATCAACATTGCTTCAAGTTGACGTAATTGTTTATCTCCACGCCATTCTTGAGCTAATTCAACTGCAGCTCGTTCCAAATTACCACTAAATTGTTGTAATTTTGTTTCGAATTTTTCAAATAGTGTAAAGGCATCAGCAACACTTCCAGCAAAACCAGCTAAAACTTTGCCGTCATACAAACGTCTTACTTTGCGGGCAGTTTGTTTCATAATGACTTGTTGTCCTAATGTCACTTGCCCATCACCAGCCATAGCTGCTTCCCCATTATGTCTTACGGCATAAATAGTCGTTGCATGTAAAGTATTATTACTCATTATTCATTCTCCTTTTTTGCTCTAGGATGTGCATTTAAATACACTTTTCTCAATTGTTGATTCGATACGTGAGTATATTTTCCTGTTGTCGATAAATTTACATGTCCTAATAGTGCTTGAACAGTTCGCAAATCAGCACCTTCATTTAATAAATGTGTGGCAAAAGTATGTCTTAATTTATGAGGGTGTATCTTACTAACTCCTGATGTACGTTTAACGATGTCGTTCAGGACATATCTAACACCACGTTCAGTAATCGCTTCACCTTTTAAATTTACAATCAAAAAATCATGTTTCGAATGTTGTATTGGTTTAAACTCAGCTAAATATTGTTCAATACTTTGCTTACAGAATTCACCAAAAGGAACAAAGCGTTGTTTATTACCTTTTCCTAAAACCGTTACGCCATTGGAATACATATCAATATCTTGTTGCTTAATATTAACTAATTCAGATACTCGAATACCTGTTGCGTACAACAACTCCAAAATCACTCTATCTCTAATACCTTTTTTGGCATCTTGCTGTACCGTATTAAACAAGGCTTCCATCTCTTCTTCATAGAAAAATTGAGGAAGATATTGCTCTTTTTTAGGGTGTACTAATTGCACAAATGGATTAATGATGGAGTCATCCATAGTCATCCAATATTCATAAAAAGTACGTAACGTTGAGATTTTACGAGATACTGAAGTTCTTTTCAACTTATTTGAATAAAGGTAACTTAAATAATTTCTAGCATCTCGATATTGAAACGTTTTTAATTCTAAATGTTCTTGTTCCAAAAATTGATTAAATTGAACTAAATCATCATGATATGATTTTAATGTATGTTCAGAAAAGTTTCTTTCTACTTTTAATGTCTTTAAAAATGATTGTTGGATGTTATTCAATATGTCACCTCTCCACCAATATAAATTGTAGCATATACAAAATAGGGCTTACAGTAATTTGATATTCAATTCTAAATCTTTTGAGAATTGAATTAATTTTATCATAATAATTTTTACTTTTATTAAAATGTTTATAACGAAAATGTTTAGTTACACACTACAATGTATAAATTAACAATTAAATGAATGTACTTCTTTTAAACAAACAATATTAAATACTTTCTTCTACATATTACAGTATAAATCTTATTGCGTGTCATTTATTTAGCTCATCTTGATAAGATTCTTTTAAATTGTCAAAAATATGTAACAAATATAGCTAGTGATGTAATATCAACACAAAATTATCCCAATGTATTTTAGTTAATCTATATATGTGTGACAAATTATTATAATAATCCTTTTCAAAGCAGCTTGATTTACAGATAATAGTAATTCATTTTGTATATCAATTTCATATAGACTTTAC containing:
- the codY gene encoding GTP-sensing pleiotropic transcriptional regulator CodY; translated protein: MSLLSKTRELNTLLQKHKGIAVDFKDVAQTISSVTVTNVFIVSRRGKILGSSLNELLKSERIISMLEERHIPSEYTEQLMEVKQTESNIDIDNVLTVFPPENREVFIDSRTTIFPILGGGERLGTLVLGRVHDDFNENDLVLGEYAATVIGMEILREKHNEVEKEARDKAAITMAINSLSYSEKEAIEHIFDELGGTEGLLIASKVADRVGITRSVIVNALRKLESAGVIESRSLGMKGTFIKVKKEKFLDELEKSK
- the hslU gene encoding ATP-dependent protease ATPase subunit HslU — protein: MDTSGIKLTPKEIVSKLNEYIVGQDDAKRKVAIALRNRYRRSLLNEEAKQEISPKNILMIGPTGVGKTEIARRMAKVVGAPFIKVEATKFTEVGYVGRDVESMVRDLVDVSVRLVKNNKKALVKDEATNKANEKLVKLLVPSMKKKASQSNNPLESLFGGAIPNFGQDNDEEEEAPTEEIKTKRSEIKQQLLEGKLEKEKVRIKVEQDPGALGMLGTNQNQQMQDMMNQLMPKKKVEREVAVETARKILADDFADQLIDQETANQEALELAEQMGIIFIDEIDKVATNNQNSGQDVSRQGVQRDILPILEGSMIQTKYGTVNTEHMLFIGAGAFHVSKPSDLIPELQGRFPIRVELDSLTVADFVSILTEPKLSLIKQYEALLQTEEVTVNFSDEAITRLAEIAYQVNQDTDNIGARRLHTILEKMLEDLSFEAPNMPHAVVDITPQYVDDKLKSISTNKDLSAFIL
- the hslV gene encoding ATP-dependent protease subunit HslV, which translates into the protein MSNNTLHATTIYAVRHNGEAAMAGDGQVTLGQQVIMKQTARKVRRLYDGKVLAGFAGSVADAFTLFEKFETKLQQFSGNLERAAVELAQEWRGDKQLRQLEAMLIVMDKDAILIVSGTGEVIAPDDDLIAIGSGGNYALSAGRALKRHASHMSAKEMAYESLKVASDICVFTNDNIVVETL
- the xerC gene encoding tyrosine recombinase XerC, with amino-acid sequence MNNIQQSFLKTLKVERNFSEHTLKSYHDDLVQFNQFLEQEHLELKTFQYRDARNYLSYLYSNKLKRTSVSRKISTLRTFYEYWMTMDDSIINPFVQLVHPKKEQYLPQFFYEEEMEALFNTVQQDAKKGIRDRVILELLYATGIRVSELVNIKQQDIDMYSNGVTVLGKGNKQRFVPFGEFCKQSIEQYLAEFKPIQHSKHDFLIVNLKGEAITERGVRYVLNDIVKRTSGVSKIHPHKLRHTFATHLLNEGADLRTVQALLGHVNLSTTGKYTHVSNQQLRKVYLNAHPRAKKENE